In Epinephelus lanceolatus isolate andai-2023 chromosome 16, ASM4190304v1, whole genome shotgun sequence, one DNA window encodes the following:
- the zdhhc3b gene encoding palmitoyltransferase ZDHHC3, with protein sequence MKSPAHRTRDIERQAGYLRPEHCAPPPPRTGSDTMWFIRDGCGIVCGVITWFLVFYAEFVVVFVMLLPAKNVVYSFFNGVIFNGLAFLALASHAKAMCTDPGAVPKGNATKEFIESLQLKPGQVVYKCPKCCSIKPDRAHHCSVCKRCIKKMDHHCPWVNNCVGENNQKYFVLFTMYIALISFHALILVAFHFVFCFEEDWSKCSNFSPPATVILLILLCFEGLLFLIFTAVMFGTQVHSICTDETGIEQLKKEERRWAKKSKWMNMKVVFGHPFSIAWLSPFSSPDHGKADLYQYIV encoded by the exons ATGAAGAGCCCGGCGCACCGCACCAGGGACATCGAGAGGCAAGCTGGCTACCTGAGGCCTGAACACTGCGCCCCTCCCCCGCCACGCACTGGCTCAGACACCATGTGGTTCATCCGCGATGGCTGCGGTATCGTGTGTGGCGTCATCACCTGGTTTCTGGTCTTCTACGCCGAGTTTGTGGTGGTGTTTGTCATGCTGCTGCCTGCCAAGAACGTGGTCTACAGCTTCTTCAACGGGGTGATCTTCAACGGCCTCGCTTTCCTCGCCCTCGCCTCTCATGCTAAGGCGATGTGCACAGACCCG GGGGCCGTGCCTAAAGGGAACGCTACCAAAGAATTCATCGAAAGCCTGCAGCTCAAACCAGGACAGGTGGTGTACAAATGTCCCAAGTGCTGCAGCATCAAGCCTGACAGAGCTCACCACTGCAG tgtgtgtaaacGCTGCATCAAAAAGATGGACCACCACTGCCCCTGGGTGAACAACTGTGTCGGAGAGAACAACCAGAAATACTTTGTGCTCTTCACG ATGTATATTGCACTAATATCCTTCCATGCGCTAATCTTGGTGGccttccattttgttttctgctttgAAGAAGACTGGTCAA aGTGCAGCAACTTCTCTCCACCAGCGACtgtcatcctcctcatcctcctctgctTCGAGGGTCTCCTCTTCCTGATCTTCACTGCAGTCATGTTTGGGACCCAGGTCCACTCCATCTGCACCGATGAGACG GGCATTGAACAGCTTAAGAAGGAGGAGAGACGATGGGCCAAAAAGTCAAAGTGGATGAACATGAAGGTGGTGTTTGGTCATCCATTCTCTATAGCCTGGCTGAGCCCCTTTTCATCGCCCGACCACGGCAAGGCAGACTTGTACCAGTACATTGTGTGA
- the exosc7 gene encoding exosome complex component RRP42 codes for MATVQVSEAEKVYILHGIRDDLRVDGRGCEDYRHMEIETDVVSNTDGSAKVTLGHTAVLVGIKADIGKPRPMVPNEGYLEFFVDCSANATPEFEGRGGEELGTELSNTLYKVFNNKHSVDLRSLCISAGEHCWVLYVDVLLLQCDGNLYDAISIAIKAALFNTKIPRVHISTDEEGGKEIELSDDPYDCVRLNVENVPCIVTLCKVGHRHVVDATLQEKACSVASLIISVTHKGTITCMRKVGGGSLDPESIFEMTEAGKRVGKALHAPLIKLLQQEESLGKTQQKVGFLG; via the exons ATGGCAACAGTACAAGTTAGCGAAGCTGAAAAGGTGTACATTTTACACGGTATACGG GATGACTTACGGGTGGACGGAAGAGGCTGTGAGGACTACAGACACATGGAAATAGAGACTGATGTTGTGTCCAACACAGACGGCTCGGCCAAAGTCACTCTG gGGCACACAGCGGTTCTAGTTGGAATTAAGGCTGACATTGGAAAACCAAGGCCTATGGTGCCAAATGAAGGCTACCTGGAGTTCTTTGTTGACTG TTCAGCCAATGCAACCCCAGAGTTTGAGGGCAGAGGAGGCGAGGAGCTTGGGACAGAGCTGAGTAACACTCTCTACAAagtcttcaacaacaaacacagtgtgGACCTGAGGAGTCTCTGTATCAGTGCAGGAGAACACTGCTGGGTTCTCTATGTGGATGTGCTG CTCCTGCAGTGTGATGGAAACCTGTACGATGCCATCTCAATAGCTATCAAGGCAGCTCTCTTCAACACAAA AATTCCCAGAGTGCACATATCAACGGAcgaggaaggagggaaggaaatTGAGCTGTCAGATGACCCGTATGATTGCGTGAGACTCAATGTAGAAAATGTTCCTTGTATAGTGACGTTATGCAAG GTGGGTCACAGGCACGTGGTGGACGCAACTCTGCAGGAGAAGGCCTGCTCCGTGGCGAGCCTGATCATCTCGGTGACACACAAGGGCACCATCACCTGCATGAGGAAGGTGGGCGGAGGCAGCCTGGATCCAGAGAGCATCTTTGAAATGACAGAG GCAGGTAAACGGGTCGGGAAGGCCCTTCATGCTCCACTCATcaagctgctgcagcaggaggagagtttgGGAAAGACGCAACAGAAAGTTGGCTTCCTTGGTTAA
- the clec3bb gene encoding tetranectin, translating to MEFKGVCVLLGVLLLVNCSFQQTPPKKKLIKKDTARDSAIEDLQKQINDIVQELNLLKEQQALQTVCLKGIKSHGKCFLADTVRKRYHTASEDCNALGGVLGTPTSRDENDQLRDYIRQSIGPNEQVWLGVNDMVTEGTWVDQTGSSITYKNWDTSNQRSPQPDGGQSHNCAVLSDASNGKWFDENCREEKPSICQFNIV from the exons ATGGAGTTCAAAGGAGTGTGCGTGCTGCTGGGAGTACTGCTACTGGTGAACTGCTCGTTTCAACAGACTCCACCAAAGAAGAAGCTAATAAAGAAAG ATACGGCAAGGGATTCTGCCATTGAGGACTTACAGAAACAAATCAATGACATCGTCCAGGAGCTCAACCTACTGAAGGAACAACAAGCCCTGCAGACAG tTTGTCTGAAAGGCATAAAGAGCCATGGCAAGTGCTTCTTGGCTGACACTGTAAGAAAACGCTATCACACTGCCAGTGAGGACTGTAATGCCCTGGGCGGTGTCCTCGGTACACCCACATCCCGCGATGAGAATGACCAGCTCAGAGACTACATCCGCCAGAGCATTGGCCCAAATGAGCAGGTCTGGCTTGGCGTCAACGACATGGTGACTGAGGGCACCTGGGTGGATCAGACCGGCTCCAGCATTACATACAAAAACTGGGACACCTCCAACCAGAGGTCCCCTCAGCCAGACGGCGGCCAGTCCCACAACTGCGCCGTCCTGTCTGATGCCTCTAATGGGAAGTGGTTTGACGAGAACTGTCGTGAGGAGAAGCCCTCCATCTGCCAGTTCAACATTGTTTGA